TTACTTACTTAAGacagttattttttgtattacaagttttctaaaATTGTAtgcttaaatatgcaaatgaggcattattaatgctaacttttggtgaatttaggagaaatcttcagacagacaaagtgttataaaataaacacctaaatgtgtattttgaatgttttctttccactttcaagatggaagcaaaatagcccaaaatcgcATAATTGACCAGTTCAtgaaaaactttgttttttgcctgtagtgtctctccTTAACCTTGCAATCTGATCTGGTATTTGTAAGAGTAATACAATATATTGTCATAACTTATAACACagtttttaatacatttcaggTAAATCGGTTTTGGGAATACACATTTCAGTGTAGATTTGCACTACCTTCAGTAGGTTGGCTGGAGAATGGAGGAAAACTATGCACTGGACAGGAAGACCTACAGAGTGTGGAGAGTGAGTTATTGGACATTTCAAACCTCAGGCCAGAGTATAACGTGTACAAGGCTGTGTATGCTCTGGCGTATGCTCTTGATGACATGCTGCGCTGTGTGCCAGGGAGAGGGCCTTTCAGCGGACACAGCTGTGCCAgattgaaaagactggagctatGGCAGGTGGGATATCAGTTTACACTCCACCTGTTCATAAGACTAAATCCTATGCTATCTTCTGGAGTAATATTTCAAATATAGGATTAAATAAAGTTCTATGAGATTACTAATCTTAAAGTGCATAGCAGATATCTGAAACAATTCCCCCTACCACAAGGTGACAGCAGTGGATAATATTATCAGATCAGAGTGTATTGTCACTGGGTATACAGTAATATCAGTGAATTCACTTTACTGTAAATGCTTTGTTGGAATTGTTAATATCTTCATATGTTCATTGATGCAGTAGGCAGGTTGATAATTGAATACTAGATACCACTGTGTTCACCGTGGTCATATAGAATTAttttttcatccttttttgATTTTCCTCTATCCGTTATTCTGATATTCTTAGCTTGTGTATTACTTGGAAAAAGTCAACTTCACTACCTCATTTGGTGATCAAGTGTCATTTGATGAGAATGGTGATGCCTTACCAATATATGATATCATGAACTGGCTGTGGCTCCCTGATGGACAAACTAAAGTTGAGAATGTGGGCGAGGTCAAAGAGTCAGCCAAAGGTGAAAAACTCACACTTGATGAAGACAAAATCTTCTGGAACTTTGAATCCAAAGAGGTTGCCTTTAATTTTTCAGACACCTATTTTGTATAACATGCATGACTCATTAAAGCTATTTGACTCAATAAAAGTTCTGTAATTTTCTCCCTACAGCCACCCCGGTCAGTGTGCAGTGAGAGCTGTCCTCCAGGTACCCGAATGGCCAGAAAGAAGGGGCAACCTGAGTGCTGTTTTGATTGTATCCCTTGTTCTGAGGGAAAAGTCAGCAATAAGACTGGTTGGTATTCCGTATTAAACATTGCAATTTTTGAGATAAAATTTAAACATTAATCTTAACACTATCAATGTTTTCTTAGACTCCATGGATTGCAACAGTTGTCCAGAGGACTTCTGGTCCAGCCCCAAGCGTGACCACTGTGTTCCTAAGAAAATAGACTTCCTCTCCTATCAAGAGCCTCTAGGTATCTGCCTGACAGCCACCACATTGTTAGGCACATTCATCTGTGCTGTTGTCCTGGGCATCTTCATCTATCATCGCAGCACCCCCATAGTACGCGCCAACAATTCAGAACTGAGTTTCCAACTATTGATGTCACTTAAATTATGTTTCCTCTGCTCACTGTTGTTTATTGGTCGTCCCAGGCTGTGGACATGCCAGCTGAGACATGCAGCATTTGGAATCAGCTTTGTACTTTGTGTCTCATGCATCCTGGTGAAAACCATGGTGGTTCTGGCTGTGTTCAAGGCCTCCAAACCAGGAGGTGGAGCCAGTCTCAAGTGGTTTGGTGctgtgcagcagagagggaCAGTTATGGTTCTTACTTCTATTCAGGCAGCAATCTGCACTGCTTGGCTTGTCTCTGCTTCACCAGCTCCCCATAAAAACACTCAATACCACAATGACAAGATAGTTTATGAGTGTGTAGTTGGGTCCACATTTGGTTTTGCAGTGTTACTGGGTTACATTGGCTTACTGGCTATcctcagcttcctgctagctttCATGGCGAGGAATCTTCCAGATAGTTTCAATGAGGCCAAGCTCATCACTTTCAGCATGCTGATCTTCTGTGCTGTGTGGGTGGCCTTTGTCCCCGCTTATATTAGCTCACCAGGCAAATATGCAGATGCAGTGGAGGTATTTGCCATCCTGGCCTccagttttggtctcctggTGGCACTGTTTGGACCCAAATGTTACATAATCCTGCTGAGACCAGAgaggaacacaaagaaaacaatcaTGGGTCGGGGTATTGAGTCATAAAACATGCTGACAGAATAAATACTTTTATCTATACAAtacaaaaaaggcagaaaaatgtgTTGGTAGTAATAGCaatgttttttgtaatttaaaaagTAGGCTGATGAAAAATAACTTGGATCATGTAGCGTTATTGCATAGAGCAgattaaaaatcaataattaattaatatgtaTCTAAAATGAATAACCAAAACGTATTAATCATTAACCCATGAATTGTCGTAAAATGTGAAGGAGAGTGGTGACACTCCGCTTAAGATATCACACACAATTGGTCTTAATATCAGAATTTACTCAGGTGCCACCCAATTTtataaaaacagggaaaaatTCAAAATTTTATATTAATCAATTGAGTCTCATTTTATCAGGGTCTCTACGGAGTTCTTGGTCATGGTGAACAGTGATTCAAATTGTTTATATACACACAACTATCAAATAACCAAGTTCTGTATGAATTGAAATGTTTACTTGACTAACTGCATAACTAAACTATGAACAGAGGATattgaataaatgataaaataaaaggaaaaaggaatgaattaaataaaggataatgaaaaaatatattgaatacAATCATGAACatttatggatataaacaaatTAATGTGACCGGGTCAATTCAGTGACTGATATCTCTGATTGAATTTGTTGTTTGACGTTTGCCTATcaattaaatttagttttggttttgatgCACCATTCAGCAGCAGAGAGTTGAAGACGtataatatacacacacacatataaaatataaaaatatttctgGAGCAGTATCTCATCAAGTGATTAATATAAAGGGAAGGTTTTTTATCTACAGCTTATGATAATCTACTTATCAGTGTGAGTATTTGAGTTATCTTAACAGGAAAATGACTGAACTAGATAAATTGTTCTGAACAAACTTAGTCACAAATGTGGATTTCTAAAAGAAGGCAGGGAGAGGACAGACGTGTGAGACAGACTTGTGTCTCTGCTGGCACCTACTAATTTCAGTGTTGTTCTTGTACCAAACATGTACATGTTAAACAAAACTGCCTGTTATTAAACATATGTTAGCAAAGCACAACACATCAATTCAAGTACATGTCATTTTGCATTAAATGTCATTACCATTTTGTTCTCATTCACAGCTGCATGTGTCTTTGGGTGACTGTGAGCCAACATCTCAAAGGAATGTagatagtcttaaaacccaGGGAGTAGGCCATAaattcttctttgtttcttcaCTTGTTCCTCCAATTTGTTGCcacacagcaagagggtcgcaggccAAACTTGGCATGGGGCCCTTCTCTGTGGAGCTTGCATGTTCCCCCCATGTTAGCCTGTTTTTTCTCCGGGATCAGCGGGTTCCTCCCACATTCCAAAGCTATGCCGTTtgggttaattgttgactcttaATGACCTGTTAGTGTGAATTTGAgtatgaatggttgtctgtctctatgtgtcagccctgtgataatctggcgacctgtccagggtctaATGAGTACTTCTCTAATAACTCGTAATGGAGTATTATAAAACAGATAAAGATGAGATACTAGAGAACAGACAGGGAGAACCTATGTTAATTAATCATTAAGTAATaattagttttagtttatttttgacTTGATCATACCGACCACTTTCATGACTTGTTCCTGATCAACTCTGAATCAGCTGCTGAGCAGCACAAAACTGGTAATGACTCATTAATTACTGATTACTTAAACATTACTTACTATTTGTGTGTCCCTCCAAGTAAAGTGAGACATAATACTGAATAGTTAATGAGCAGTCCCTCATTACTTCAACATTATCTTTACAATTGATTCCTTTAAAAAATCAGAGACAGCAGAATTCTTAACAGATGTTTTATTCATCATATTTAGACAACATATACATTAAAAGTCATATCCCTGAATAGTATCAAGTTGAATATAATTCAAAGAAAttataaaagcattttttttgaGAGTTACTCGTTATCTAATAGTTCACTAGCATTTAGATCCTCATTCATGTTTTAATTACATAATCATTAACTAATCTTTTGGAAGCCATGACTATGCAATGGCCTAACGGCCTAACATATCaattaaaacactgcctttGTCTGATTCAAACCCGAAAAAGCATCTTATTTAGGAGgcatttaagaaaaacatgcaGCAAATCCATGCAGGCTTAATTGTAGAAAATAATTATAACAGtgaatacaaaaacacaaaaagttaCAATGCCTCCTAAATAAGATTCTTTTTTTGGGGTTTGAGTCAGACAAAGCCAGTGTTTTAATTTATGCAATATTCTGCTACATTTTAGGGGGAATAAAGTTGAGTAAGGTCATTCTGCCTGGAAAAGTATGTTTGTGCACTCACTATTAATGTGTTAACAGCTTTCTGTCTGTAATCGTAGAAATACAGTTACCAAATTTATAAAATTGTAAATTGGACTGATGGGGAAATCTGTCCAGCCCACATGTTTCTGCAGAACTGATCATATCTAATACCTGCCAAGTTTCTATGGTGCCAGCCACATACAATAACTCCCCGTCAAAAAAACGCAGAGCAAGGGAAGATGTTATATTTCACTGAGGGTCTTGGTATGCTGCTACCATCTAGTGGACATACTCTGGGCTAATTTGAGCATTTGGTGAGTTTAATTCGGTATGCTTATCACACAACAAATCACACGCAAATTTCAGTAGACATCAATCATAGCGGTCATCCACAACTTCAATTTGTGTTGGAAAGGTCGCTAAAATTGTCTTGGTGAGATCTAATtaaaagtgcacaaattaattCCACCTCAATGCAAAATCAATCTCAAATGAAATGCATATTAGGCCCTGCCCTTACTTTTGCGCATGCGCTGATGGGTGGTGTGCAAGATTAAACAATGATGCAAGTCAATAAAAGGGGTTGACACTGGGTCAGAAAAAAGAGTAAACAGGAGGAAAGCCATGTGGGCATTTTTAGATATCAACCTCCTCTTGCTCAAGTactctgtgttgttgtattcCTACTTTTCTTCTGCTGTGCCCTCCCCTCTGCATTCCACCTCCTGCCGGTTACAGGGACAGTTTCCTCTAAATGGGATGCACAAGGCTGGAGATGTGGTTCTGGGAGGGCTGTTTCAGATCCacttcttttctgtctttcctgACCTGTCTTTTACCTCAGAGCCACAACAGCCAAACTGCCACAGGTCAGTATTTCAGGGAAACAACAAAATGCAGAAATTGGAAGAAGTCAATCCGaatagtaaaatgtattttatatgatAAGATATTACCTGGTCAGAATTACATTGTGTATTCATGCCATTTTAGACGTATCACTTTTctactctatttttttttaatcaagtaTTGTAATAATTGTTGCTATTCAACTGGCTTAATTGTTTGCAAAATCTGTAATTTTGCTACACATTCATGGCAGCACAGTTACTGTATCATGTTGTATTTTCCAACAATGGTATTTTTGTGTTAGTTTTGATGTACTAGGATTCAGGCAGGCCCAGACCATGGCCTTTGCTATTGATGAGATCAACAGAAACTCCAACCTGCTACCTAATGTGACTCTGGGATACAGTCTTAATGACAACTGCATCAACCTAGGAATTGGATTTCGCGCAGCATTGTCATTAGCCAGTGGTCAAGAGGAGCAGTTTATATTGGACAAGACCTGTGTAGGAACCCCTCCAGTCCTTGGGATTGTGGGTGATTCTTCCTCTACACGTTGTAtcgccatctccactgtcttagGTTTGTACAGATTACCTATGGTAAGTTTTCCACCATGAttcttttataatattttaactttaaatgcGATGTGAATTGTAAACATTGGACTAATCAGCCGATCAAGGCTTTGAATGTTTTTAAGATGTACAGTCTGTGTCTTTCACAGGTGAGTTATTTTGCCACATGTTCATGCCTGAGTGACCGGCAAAAGTTTCCATCCTTCTTTAGGACAATCCCAAGTGATGCTTTCCAGGTGACCATCAATCGGCAAAATAAGAatgcataaaaataaatgtgcacTAAAACATTCCTTCGAAATAACCTGTTTATCAGGTTTCCCACTGAGAGATTATTCTGGCCTGTGCATTAATCCCTCCAATCTGTATTTACTTAGGTACGTGCTATGATTCAGATTCTCAGGCGCTTTGGCTGGACTTGGGCAGGTCTGCTGGTCAGTGATGATGATTATGGACTCCACGCTGCACGATCCTTCCAATCTGATCTGGCTCAGTCTGGTGGAGGGTGTCTGGCCTATTTAGAAGTTTTGCCCTGGGACAAAGACGCAGCTGAACTAAGGAGAATTGTGGATTTGATGAGGAAATCTACAGCTCGTGTGGTCATTGTCTTTGCACTTCAGAATCACATGATTAACCTCATGGAGGAGGTTGGGCTTGAATTACAGCTCAATTATAAGTTTATATAATTCTACAACTTAATGTTTTAATTGTCTGAAATAATAAGGTTTTCCATGTGCATGAATGAGACAGGCAATAAATCTTGTCATGACAGTAtgaatttagatattttatatAATGCAATGCACAGGTGGTGAGGCAGAATGTGACAGGCCTACAGTGGATGGCCAGTGAATCCTGGACCGCAGCTACTGTGCTCCAGACCCCCCACCTCATGCCATACCTGGGTGGCACACTGGGCATTGCCATCCGTCGAGGAGAAATACCAGGACTCAGGGACTTCCTGTTAAGAATACGTCCTGACATACAACACAACAACCGCTATGGATATAACATGGTGAGATTAAGTGGAGACACCCCAGGTGTATAGCTTAAaactgaaattgtatgtttcgATCTGACCATTGGATAAAGTTAAGTTCAAAatcattgtttcattttgttgacatattagagtcaaaagTTTTTACAAAACTCAATatgagaaaacggcctttaaa
The Sebastes fasciatus isolate fSebFas1 chromosome 7, fSebFas1.pri, whole genome shotgun sequence genome window above contains:
- the LOC141770796 gene encoding extracellular calcium-sensing receptor-like, which encodes MHKTGDVVLGGLFQIHFFSVFPDLSFTSEPQQPTCHSFDVLGFRQAQTMAFAIDEINRNSKLLPNVTLGYSLNDNCINLGIGFRAALSLASGQEEQFMLDKTCIGTPPVLGIVGDSSSTRCIAISTVLGLYRLPMVSYFATCSCLSDRQKFPSFFRTIPSDAFQVRAMIQILRRFGWTWAGLLVSDDDYGLHAARSFQSDLAQSGGGCLAYLEVLPWDKDAAELRRIVDLMRKSTARVVIVFAHESHMINLMEEVVRQNVTGLQWMASEAWTAATVLQTPHLMPYLSGTLGIAIRRGEIPGLRDFLLKIRPDLQHNNSYGNNMVNRFWEYTFQCRFALPSVGWLENGGKLCTGQEDLQSVESELLDISNLRPEYNVYKAVYALAYALDDMLRCVPGRGPFSGHSCARLKRLELWQLVYYLEKVNFTTSFGDQVSFDENGDALPIYDIMNWLWLPDGQTKVENVGEVKESAKGEKLTLDEDKIFWNFESKEPPRSVCSESCPPGTRMARKKGQPECCFDCIPCSEGKVSNKTDSMDCNSCPEDFWSSPKRDHCVPKKIDFLSYQEPLGICLTATTLLGTFICAVVLGIFIYHRSTPIVRANNSELSFQLLMSLKLCFLCSLLFIGRPRLWTCQLRHAAFGISFVLCVSCILVKTMVVLAVFKASKPGGGASLKWFGAVQQRGTVMVLTSIQAAICTAWLVSASPAPHKNTQYHNDKIVYECVVGSTFGFAVLLGYIGLLAILSFLLAFMARNLPDSFNEAKLITFSMLIFCAVWVAFVPAYISSPGKYADAVEVFAILASSFGLLVALFGPKCYIILLRPERNTKKTIMGRGIES